tttatcttttcttttcagttGTTACCCTTTTGAATAAGAGGTTAACTTATGATTATCCCTAACATTAGGAAGTCTTTTGAGTGTGTTAGTGTTGGAATTGGATCAAATAAGCATAGTTCTTATCTATATCCGTTTAATTGTATGGTGCCTGGGATTTTCAGGTTGGTaaaggagaggagggattttttgttttttgttagtGAAGATGTAAAAAGGAAGGATTTTTGGGGTTCTATTTTAAAGGCTTGCTGTGAGGTTACCTAAGGAACAGTatctaagtactgtacctaagtcttgctcttcAATTTAAACCTCACATGAAGTGAttgttatctaagaaattgttgtaaaaaatttcttttgtaacataaattatatttattatttgtataattctatgtaaaattcaatttacatttttttatagtaattattaatttaatactccataaaaaatgttatgtgcCTTTTTCTCAGTTTTAAGGGTAGTTGATatctttgaaatttaaactatttttaacttttgttatggatgtgcaGTAAGTGGCTAACTATTAGGATTAAAACactacattttaggattaaaattgATCCATTTACcgtaaaagaaatatatttgaaatttaaactctttttaatttttgttatggatgtgtagtaagtggATAACTTTTAGGATTAAAACAGTACATGTAGTTATCCACAAATGtgtattatttttaaactttgaatttgaaaaaaaaaaaaaggtggtcgGGTAGTGTTTTCTGGATAGAATGTGGGATTTTAAAAAAGATagtttaattcaaaatttttaaacgtgtactttttcttttttaactttttattatggATGTGTACTACAttactaaattttaggattaaaacactacattttaggattaaattCAACTTGATCACTGTCATAAATAAATACAGGTGAGTATTATGTgtgatgaaataatttttcatcacactcctaaatttttttttttttttttgtgattagaaaatgtagtaacctcaaattataataaatgttctaaattagcctttacccaaaaaatagaagagcctttgAGCATGCACGTGAGcacgtgcttagaggctagtagATCATAACGAATAagatttttaatagaaataataAATGCTACAATTTGGAGGTCTgagatataatatatatgtagaTTCTTTAGCTTTTGGAGAGCCTCAAAAGCCATTCCAACGTGGCTTGACAATTATGCGTTTGTACtttctcaatatttttatactagacgtcaacaaaaatataatccatatgtaaaaaattcattaagcATGATCTGCATGCTACAATACTTTTAGATGAAATGAAAAGTTTCACACTAGCTATAGGTGTGACTTTAGTGTGGATTTTTTTAGTAGTCTAGTAATGCAGGAGCATAGGCAAAAGTAAtttcaatatttcattttagattTTCAGTGGATAATTTCAGATTGTAACGtagttatttgtttagtttggaTTGGTATTTGAGTTTGGTTAGGATTAGTAGTTTATCATTATCATTTGTTTAGGATTATTGGATtagtatttgagattgtttagaattatcaaattagtatttgaaattgtttaggATTTGTTTAGGAGAGTTTATCCTTATCTTTGTGATTCCTAGAAGCTGCATATAAAGTTCCAAATGATTTCTTTTGTAGGACAGACTATTATTATTGTTGAGATTATTTGCAGAGATTGCATATTATTTGTTTGGTGGTGATTCCAAACACCTTAGGTGGGAAGCCTAAGGTTCTTTGATAGGACTAATCTAGGTGGGAAGCCTAGGTTGTCCTACATCATCTAGTCTCTTTTTTCCATTAGTTTAATGCTCTAACATGGGGTAGGTTATTATATTGATTTATAATTCGGcctccaaaaaaatatatatactatgcTGTATATGTATTATCGaagaatattttttagtgttaaATATTCCAAGCATGAATATTTTTAAGAGTTAGGAGGCTCGAGAAATAATGCGTGTGGGAATCAAAGACATCCCCTATGTCTACTATGTGATCTCAAACTTGTGCTTTTGTTCTTTCTCAATGTTTTCGTGTCATCGTGTGAGACGGCAACAGGCAAAAATCCAtatgcaaaattcattagagATTATTTTGAATGGTGCAAGTGCAAAATCCAGAACTTGAGATATCATTCAGCAAGAATGGGCAAATTGGTGTGGCTTTCAACTGGGTTGCTATAGATCAAGAGAGACAATGTACTttgccaacttttttttttttaattcctacAGAGATTAGTCTACAATATGGTTTTCATGATCCAGTTGTGTTACATTCATATACATTAGCCAATGTCTGAGTAACAGAAATAGTTCCATTTCAATTgcctttaaataaaataaattaaactaaaagCTATTACCAAACTATTTATGACAATTAGTGTGATTACAGATTAGTCCTAAACAACATATTATAATAAgtgaattaaaatataaaaacaacaCCAACCAAGGTATAGATAGTTAGATACTGTGGTTCTAATCCTGAGCCAGTTTTTCTTTGGATCTGGAGTCCCATAGTTTGTAACTGGGAATATAACTCAGAGATACTATGATAGTATTTTTTATaagcattaaaatattaaaaacattgCCAAGTTataagtattaaaataaaaacaaaccaaggtataagtattaaaataaaaacaataccAAGGTATAGATACTATGATggtattttttataagtattaaaataaaacaataccAAGGTataagtattaaaataaaaactataaaataaaaggtaataaaataaaaacaataccAAGGTATAAAAAATACGAGAAGTTTAAATGTGTATATCTAAAATAACATCACTCTTATGACTAACTTGCTCCTAATAATCAGTTCTAAATGTACATATCTAAAATAACAAATACGAGATCAATCTTAACACTCCTGTGCAGTAACTATAGGAGATTGCAAGTGTCAAAGGACTATATTTTGAGGGAAAAATGCTGATGTCAATTCCAAATTTACTATATTAACAACATAGTCAATACATTTTTACATCAttcaataggttttttttagaaagattttCAGCCTATAACATCCGTTcctaataataactctttatcataaTTAAGACACCAATAGATTTTTAGTATAGGCGGGAATTGAACCCCAGGTCTCTTATTTAAtcatcaaagactttactaattgagctaTCTAAAACCCACTAAATCATTCAATAGTTTAAGTGGGCGATGTTGTCTATAAAGACTCAAAGTGCTGAACAGGGAGAAAAAGACAATTAGAAGAAGACATTCATCCCTAAGATTTTTGTATTGGGAATATGGTGACCACCTAGGGCCGTAATGGAACAGTAACAACTAAGGAACAACTAACCAAAACCCTCGGAGAGTTGTATTATGCTCTACACTATACTCTTGTGTGCTTGTTGTCAGTATGGCAGCCCATGAggccaaaaatcattttttttgttcaacttaatttgttatttatttctaggacaaaatttagatacaaacttggttgtagtcAATTATTACAATTccactcaatatatttttactatatatgaaTTTTGAGAGGAATCCAatgttagattacattttctttttatatatttcatacttgcaaaatttcaagaaaaccagagattaataactatgtcatcaattaagtgtttaaatttcaagtttttgaaatataaaattataaataaaatttgacatgcatgtataataacataaaaaaacatagaaTCCAATGGTTAGATCAACATATGTAGTCATGTGTACGCGGATAAACCTGTTGTCGATATCAACAAGGAAAGTAAGTTTGTTACAAATACCATGCTTACCTGATGAAAATTTCTTTCAGAGCTTTGTTGAATAATTATTCAGAAAGACAGTAAGGAATATAGATTCAACAAATGGCTCCTCCACTCCGCTTAAATCAGTTATATAATAATGAAAGTTATGAAGTTGTGAGTGCACATAATATGTGTCTTTCAGCCAGGGCTTGCTATCCTTATCAATATCTACCTATATCGGATAACAGTGATTCTACCTTGGACCTCCCCTTCCCAGAGGAAACCAGGGATAGAAAGAAGCTGAAAAGAAGTATAAGTATTGCTGATTCCATGGATAGTTATAGCAGTCAATATAGTGATGGAATCAACTTTTGTACTTATGACAGCCCCAGCATTAGCCGCACAGGCAGCTTTAATAACTTGTCGAAGCTGCAGTTTCGTGATCATATATGGACTTATAATCAAAGATACCTTGCAGCTGAGGCTGTTGAAGAGGCGGCAGAAGCCATCATCAATATTGCTGAAGAAAGTGATCCTGAAGAAGATGAGAGTGCTGATGATATGAGGCTGGTTAAACTTCTCTTTGGTTGTGCTGAAGCTGTGGCTTGTCGAGACAGGTCACATGCCTCAGCTTTACTATCTCAGCTTAGAGCTTGTGCTTTAGTCTTTGGCTCTTCCTTTCAGCGTGTAGCTTCTTGCTTTGTCCAAGGTCTTGCTGAAAGGCTTTCTCTGGTTCAGCCACTTGGAGGAAGTCTTGGCTTTGCAACACCACCCATGATGAACATAATGGATGTTTCCATCTCAGATAAAAAGGAAGAGGCTTTAAgccttgtttttgaaaattgccCACATATTCAATTTGGCCACTTTGTGGCTAATGAAACAATACTGGAAGCCTTTGAGGGAGAGTCTTTTTTTCATGTAGTGGATTTGGGCATGACACTAGGTTTGGCACATGGCCACCAGTGGCGTGCATTGATTAACAGCCTTGCCAACCGTGCTGATCAGCCACCTTGCCGTCTCCGAATAACTAGTGTTGGCCTTGCTGTTGATAGATTCCAAACCATTGGGGTAGAGCTCAAGACCTTTGCTGAAATCATGGGAATAAACTTTGAGTTCTCAGTGGTGGAAAGCAACTTAGAAAATCTTCAGCCTGAAGACATCAAACTGTTTGATGGTGAGGTTTTCGTTGTCAATAGCATCCTTCAACTGCATTGTGTAGTTAAAGAAAGTAGAGGGGCTCTTAATTCAGTTCTGCAGATAATTCACAAGCTCTCTCCAAAGGTTTTAGTACTTGTTGAGCAGGATTCAAGCCACAATGGGCCTTTCTTTCTTGGGAGATTTATGGAAGCACTGCACTATTACTCTGCAATTTTTGACTCCCAGGATGCCATGCAACCTAAATATGACACAAAGCGGGCCAAGATGGAACAATTCTACCTTTCTGAGGAGATAAAGAACATTGTGAGTTGTGAGGG
The Quercus lobata isolate SW786 chromosome 10, ValleyOak3.0 Primary Assembly, whole genome shotgun sequence DNA segment above includes these coding regions:
- the LOC115964241 gene encoding GRAS family protein RAM1-like, which produces MAPPLRLNQLYNNESYEVVSAHNMCLSARACYPYQYLPISDNSDSTLDLPFPEETRDRKKLKRSISIADSMDSYSSQYSDGINFCTYDSPSISRTGSFNNLSKLQFRDHIWTYNQRYLAAEAVEEAAEAIINIAEESDPEEDESADDMRLVKLLFGCAEAVACRDRSHASALLSQLRACALVFGSSFQRVASCFVQGLAERLSLVQPLGGSLGFATPPMMNIMDVSISDKKEEALSLVFENCPHIQFGHFVANETILEAFEGESFFHVVDLGMTLGLAHGHQWRALINSLANRADQPPCRLRITSVGLAVDRFQTIGVELKTFAEIMGINFEFSVVESNLENLQPEDIKLFDGEVFVVNSILQLHCVVKESRGALNSVLQIIHKLSPKVLVLVEQDSSHNGPFFLGRFMEALHYYSAIFDSQDAMQPKYDTKRAKMEQFYLSEEIKNIVSCEGSARMERHERVDQWRRRLSRAGFQAAPTKLMAPAKQWLEQNKTFEGHTIVEDKGCLVLGWKSKLIVAASCRSVNSQP